The Vulpes lagopus strain Blue_001 chromosome 6, ASM1834538v1, whole genome shotgun sequence genome has a segment encoding these proteins:
- the DNAL1 gene encoding dynein light chain 1, axonemal isoform X3 has translation MLQHPKVKGPNVGLLGFSKGGDLCLSMASFLKGITATVLINSCVANTIAPLSYKDMIIPSLSSDPRRYTINESGLLNFMGIWENPLEESNQKSIIPFERAQGPFLFIVGMDDNNWNSSFYAQVASERLQANGKDRPEIICYKGTGHCIEPPYFPVCRASVHAVLGQPICHGGEPEFQSRAQVDAWQRIQTFFHKHLNGQKPVQSSKL, from the coding sequence GTGAAAGGCCCTAATGTTGGGCTTCTTGGCTTCTCCAAAGGAGGTGACCTGTGTCTCTCAATGGCCTCTTTCTTGAAGGGGATCACAGCCACTGTACTTATCAATTCCTGTGTGGCTAACACAATAGCTCCTCTGTCTTACAAGGATATGATTATCCCCAGTCTTAGCAGTGACCCAAGGAGATATACAATTAATGAATCTGGACTTTTGAATTTTATGGGTATTTGGGAAAATCCACTGGAGGAATCCAACCAGAAAAGTATTATTCCATTTGAAAGGGCCCAGGGGCCCTTCCTGTTTATCGTTGGCATGGATGATAATAACTGGAATAGTAGCTTCTATGCTCAGGTAGCCTCTGAACGGTTACAAGCCAATGGGAAAGACAGACCCGAGATAATCTGCTACAAAGGAACTGGTCATTGTATTGAGCCACCTTATTTTCCTGTATGTAGAGCTTCTGTACATGCAGTGTTAGGCCAACCCATATGCCATGGAGGTGAGCCAGAGTTTCAGTCAAGGGCACAGGTCGATGCTTGGCAGCGAATTCAAACTTTCTTCCATAAACATCTCAATGGTCAAAAACCTGTCCAGTCCAGCAAACTATAA